The DNA sequence TCGGCGGCGGCCGGGGCCTCCAGCACCGCGTGCTGCGGCAGCCGCTCCAGCCGTTTCGGCGCGGCCGGCGGGCGCATCCGCAGCGCCCGGACGTGGTCGCGGGTACGCGGCAGGATGCAGCCGATCAGCGAGGCGAACAGCAGCAGGTAGATCGCGGAGAACCAGACCGAGCCGAAGACCGCGAACGCGCCGATCCGGTCCAGCCGGGGCGCCAGGTCGGGGTGGTCGACGAACCACTGGTCGACCTTCTCCGGGTTGACCCCGCGCTGCGGCAGCACCGAGCCGGGGATGGCGGCGACCGCGAGCAGGAAGAGCAGGATCAGCGCGGTACGCATGCTGGTGAGCTGCCGCCACGAATTGCGCAGCAGGGCCAGCACCGGGTTGACCCGCCGCCGGGGCGCCTCGGCCGGCGGGGTGGCCGGCCGGTCGTCCACGGACGTCATCAGATGCTCACCTCACCCACACCGACGTGCGTCTGCAACCAGATCACCACGTTCTGCCAGCCGCCGGTGGCCAGTGCCAGGCCGATCACGATCAGCAGGGCCCCGCCGACGCGGGTGACCCAGCGGCTGTTGCGCCGGACGGCGCGGAACACCCCGAGCAGGCGTTGGAAGCCCAGCCCGAAGACGACGAACGGTATCCCCAGCCCGAGGCAATATGCCACGGCGAGCACCACGGCCCGGTCGGCGCTCCCCTCGGTGGCGGCCAGGCCGAGCACCGCGCCGAGCGTCGGCCCGGTGCAGGGCAGCCAGCTCAGCGCGAAGACCGCGCCGAGCACCGGAGCGCCGAGCAGGCCGGCGGCGGGCAGCGCGCGGATGCGGAACTCGCGCTGCATACCAGGGATCACGCCGAGGTAGCCGAGCCCGAGCACCACCACCAGCGCGCCGATGACGATCTCCAGCGTGCGCTCGTACCGGAAGAAGAGCTTGCCGACGCCGGAGAAGAGGATCGCGGTGGCGACGAACACGGCGGTGAAGCCGGCGATGAAGAGCAACGTGCCGGCGAGCACCCGGCCCTTGACGGCGGCGGTGGTGCGGGCCGGCGCGCGTTCCGCCACGGCGACGCCGCCGCCGGTGGGCGGCGCGGCTGCGGGCGGCGTCGCACCCACGCGGCGGCCCTCCAGGTCGGTGCCGGCCAGGCCGGTCACGTACGACAGGTAGCCGGGGATCAGCGGCAGCACGCACGGGGAGAGGAAGCTGACCAGGCCGGCCAGCGCCGCCGCGCCCACCGCGAACAGCAGCGGGCCGGACGCGGCGAGCCGCGCGAACGTCTCGCCCATCAGCGGGAGCCGTTCGGCGCCGGCCGCTCGGCGGCGATCTTCTCCACGATCGGCCGCAGCTCGTCCCGCGTCACCGCGCGGCGGATCACGACCGCGATCCGCCCGTCCCGGTCGAGCACCACCGTCGCCGGGGTGCTGTTCGGCGGGATGTCGAAGTTGAGCGCCTGCCGGCTGGAGGGGTCGAAGATGCTCGGGTAGGTGACCCGGCCCTCCTCGAACGCGATCGCCTTGTCCTTGCTGTCCTGCACGTTGATGCCGAGGAACGTCACACCGGCGCCCTTGGTGGCCTGGTAGGTGGCCTCCAGGTCGTCCGCCTCGGCCCGGCAGGGCGCGCACCAGGAACCCCAGAAGTTGACCACCACGACCTGCCCACGGTCGCGGGCGATGTCGTAGTTCCCGCCGGTGAGCAGCTCACCGCTCACCTTCGGGGTCTTGGACCGCTGGTCCGGGGCACAGGTCACGGTGAGCCCGTCGGCCGCGCACCGGCTCTCCTGACTGCCGGAGGAGCAGCCGACCAGCGCCGTACCGGCGGTGACGGCGGCGAGCAGGGCGGCGGCGAGCCTCCGGGTGAGCATCAGGCCCCCTTGGCCGTCCGGGCGGTCGGCGAGATCGCGATCAGGTGGGCCGCCGGCTCGGAGTAGCCGATGCCGGCGATCCGGGCGCCGTCGAAGTGGAACGAGGTGAGGCTGGCCAGGCCGCACTGCCGGCGGCGCGGGTCGTGCCAGAGCCGCTTGCGCTCGACGTGCCGGCGCAGCGTCCAGATCGGGAGCTGGTGCGAGACGAGCACCGCCTCACGCCCCTCGGCGGCGACGCGGGCGGCGTGCAGCGCGGCGAACATCCGCTCGGCGATCGCCTGGTACGCCTCACCCCAGGACGGCGTGACCGGGTCGCGCAGCACCCACCAGTTGCGCGGGTCGCGGAACGAGCCGTCGCCCGGCGAGACCTTCTTGCCCTCGAACCAGTTCGCGCTCTCGATCAGCCGCTCGTCGACGCCGACGGAGAGGCCGAACTGCGCCGCGATCGGCTCGGCGGTCTGCTGGGCGCGTTCCAGCGGGCTGGCCACCACGTGCACCACGGTCCGCTCGGCGAGCGCCTGGGCCGCCGCCTTGGCCATCTGCACGCCCAGCTCGGAGAGGCGGAAACCGGGCAGCCGGCCGTAGAGGATGCCGTCCGGGTTGTACACCTCGCCGTGCCGCAGCACGTGCACCACAGTCTCCGCCATCGGTTACCCCCCGTGTCCCGCCGCTGCCGCCGCCCGCGCCGCCACCGGCAGGGCGGCGGCGATCTGGTCCCACGCGGCGTCGTCGATCGCCGTCGAGACGAACCACGACTCGAACGCGCTCGGCGGCAGGTAGACGCCGCCGGCGAGCATCGCGTGGAAGAACGCCTTGAACGCCGGCACCTGCTGGGTGCGGGCGCTGTCGTAGTCGTGCACGTCGGCGTCCGTGAAGAAGATCGAGAACATGTTGCCCGCGGTGGAGAGGCGGTGCGGCACGCCGGCGGCGGACAGCGCCTCGGTGGCGAGCTTGCCCAGCGCGGCGGACGTCTCGTCGAGGCGCCGGTAGAGCGCGTCGTCGGCGAGCCGCAGCGTGGCCAGGCCGGCAGCGCAGGCGAGCGGGTTCCCGGAGAGCGTGCCGGCCTGGTAGACCGGGCCGGCCGGGGCCAGCTTCGCCATGATCTCCGCGCGCCCGCCGAACGCCGCGGCGGGCAGGCCCCCACCCATCACCTTGCCGTACGTCCACAGGTCGGCGTCGGAGGCGTCGAGGCCGTGCCAGCCGGCGCGGGAGACCCGGAACCCGGTCATCACCTCGTCGACGATGAGCAGCGCGCCGTGCGCATGGGCGATCCGGGCCAGCTCGGCGTTGAAGCCGTCGCGCGGCGCGATCACGCCCATGTTGCCGGCCGCCGCCTCGGTGATGACCGCCGCGATGTGCGGGCCCTCGGCGGCGAAGGCGGCCTCGACGGCGCGCAGGTCGTTGTAGGGCAGCACGATGGTGTCGCCGGCCGCCGCCCCGGTCACGCCGGGCGAGTCGGGCAAACCGAACGTGGCCACGCCGGAGCCGGCGGCGGCGAGCAGCGCGTCGGAGTGGCCGTGGTAGCAGCCGGCGAACTTGATGATCTTGGCGCGGCCGGTGAAGCCGCGGGCCAGCCGGATCGCCGACATGGTCGCCTCGGTGCCGGAGTTGACCAGGCGCACCTGCTCGACCGGCGTCCGCGCGACGATCTCCTCGGCGAGGTCCACCTCGCCCGGCGTCGGGGTGCCGAAGCTGGTGCCCAGCGTGGCGGCCTCGCGCAGCGCCTCCACCACGGCGGGGTGGGCGTGACCGAGGATCAGCGGGCCCCAGGAGCAGACCAGGTCGACGTAGCGCCGACCGTCGGCGTCGAACAGCCAGGGTCCCTCCCCCCGGACCATGAAGCGTGGGGTGCCGCCGACCGCACGGAACGCACGCACAGGGGAGTTGACCCCGCCGGGCACGAGGGCCTTGGCGCGGTCGAACAGGGCCTCGGAGGCCGGAGCGTCGGCCGGGTAACGGCCGGATCCGGCGGAAAAGGTCTCGGTCACGATGCTCCCCATTGTGTCAGCGCCCGACCCCTCCCCCACCAGCACCCCGCCCCGGGCGTTACCCGCCTCACCCCCTCACCCCTCCGCGCTGTTTCACGGAAAGAGCGGCCATCTCGCATTCCATGGCCGCTCTTTCCGTGAAACAGCGACCGCCCGGAGGTGGGGCGGGTGGGCGGGGAGCGCTCGACGGGCCCGTTGGTGGGGATCGCGATAGGCTGACCGGGTGGATCGTGCCGAACTGTCCATCACCGTGCACCGGACGGGTGACGAAGCCGTGCTTCGCCTGGCCGGTGAGATCGACATGCTCACGGCCGCCCAGCTCTCGACGGTGGTCAACGAGATGCTGGCGGACCCGCCCCCGCGCATCGTGCTCGACCTGGGCGGCGTCACGTTCTGCGACTCGCAGGGCCTCGGCACGCTCGTGGTGCTCAGCCGGAAGGCGAGCCATGCCCAGTGCGTGCTGATGCTGAGCAACGTCGGCGACTTCCTGCTCCGCGTCCTGGACATCACCGGCCTCCGCAGCGCCCTGATGATCCGCAACGAGACCGCCCCCTGACCCACTCGCGATCTCGCACTTTCGGCCCCGGGCGTAGGTGATTCAACCCTTTCGCCGGGGCCGAATGTGCAAGATCAACGGGGTCAGGTGATGGGGAGATCTCGGCGGCGGAAGGTGAGCAGGCCGGTCAGGGTGAGGGTTACGGCCAGGGCGGTGAGCATGAGCAGCGGGGTGGGGGTCCAGGCGGCGCGCAGCACCTGGGGGGTGTGCGTGAACGGGGACAGGTCCAGCAGCCACTGGTTCAGGTTCAGGACAGCGCCGAGCTGGCCGAGCAGGACGCAGACCGCCAGCACCGCCCAGGCGGCCGACGCGAGCCGGGGCAGCAGCCCGTGGAGCAGCACGGCGAGCCCGGCCAGCACCCAGGCGGCCGGCGCCTGGGCCAGCCCCGCGCCGAGCATCCGGCCCACCTGCCGGGGCACCTCGCCCACGCTGAAGCCGTACGTGAGGCCGGTGGCCAGGCCGGTCACCGCGAGCACCACCACCGGCCCGAGCAGCGCGAACGCCACGTGCGAGAGCAGCCAGGTCGAGCGGCGCGTGCCGGTGGCGAGCACCGGTTCGGCCCGGCCGGCGGTCTCCTCCGCGCGCATCCGCAACGCCGCCTGGATGCCGTACCCGGCGGCGGCCAGCCCGGCCAGACTCAGCGTGACGCCCAGGTAGGCGTCGGCCAGCCCGGAGGCCCCGCCCAGCCGGGCCATGACCTCCTCCAGCCGCGGGTTCCCCTCCACCGAGCGCCCGGCCGCCTCGGCGGCGCCGCCCAGGATCAGCCCGAGCAGGCCGAACCCGACCGACCACCAGAGGAGCTGCCCCCGGTGCAGCCGCCAGGCCAGGCCGACCGGACCGGACAGGGCACCGCCGGCGGTGGCCGGCCCGAGCCGGGGCGGCAGCACGCCCGCGCCGAGGTCGCGACGGACCGAGACCGGGTACGCGAACGCCGCGATCAGCGCGATCGCGGCCAGCGGCAGCAGCAGCACCCACCACCGGTCCCCCTCGTACGCCCGCACCCGGGCCGCCCAGCCCAGCGGCGACAGCCAGCTCGGCCAGTCGTTGCCGGCGGTGTCCCCGACCAGGCGCAGCCCGAACGCGGCGCCGAGGCCGGCGAGGCCGATCCCCCGTGCCCCGCCGGCGGTCTCGGTGAGCTGCGCGGCCAGCCCGCCGAGCGTGGCGAAGACCATCCCGGTCAGCGCCGCGGCCAGGCCGTACGCCCAGGAGCCGGCGGCCGGCAGCCCGGTCGAGGCGAGCCCGGCGGCGGTGAGCAGCCCGAGCAGCAGATCGGCGGCGTACGTGACGAGCAGTGCCGCGGTCAGGCCGGCGTACCGGCCGAGCACGCTGCCGCCGAGCAGCTCCCGCCGGCCGGCCTCCTCCTCGGTGCGGGTGTGCCGGATCACCGTGAGCAGGCTGGCCAGCGCGACGATCACCAGCAGGAAGCCGCTGCGCTGGGCGGTCAGCGCGCCGACGCTGTCGCCGTAGACCGGGCCGAGCAGCGCGACGATGGACGGGTTGCGGGCGGTCCCCTCGGTGTACGCGGCCCGCTCGGCGGCGGTGGGGAACAGCTCGAAGAAGCTGGTCGCGTACGACATCGGCAGCACGGCGAGGACCAGCACCCAGAGCGGCAGCAGGACGCGGTCCCGGCGCAGGATCAGCCGGGCCAGGTGACGGGTCCCGGTGAGCGCGCTCATGAGAGCACCTTCTCCGGGGCGGTCTCGTAGTGCCGCAGGAACAGTTCCTCCAGCGTGGGCGGCGTGCTGACCAGGCTGCGGACGCCCAGTTCGGTGAGGCGGCGCAGCGCGGTGTCCAGCGCGGCGGTGTCCACGTCGAAGCGCACCCGGTGGCCGTCCACCCGCAGGTCGTGCACGCCGGGCAGGTCGGCCAGCCCGTCGAGCGGGGCGGTGACCTCGGCGTCGATCGCGGTGCGGTGCAGGTGGCGCAGGTCGCCGAGCGTGCCGGACTCCACCGCGCGGCCGGCCCGGATGATGGTGACCCGGTCGCAGAGCGCCTCCACCTCGGCCAGGATGTGGCTGGAGAGCAGCACGGTGCGGCCGTCGTGGCGGGCCCGGCGGACCCAGTGCTGGAACACCTCCTCCATCAGCGGGTCGAGCCCGGAGGTCGGCTCGTCGAGGATGAGCAGCTCGACGTCGGAGGCGAGCGCGGCCACCAGGCCGACCTTCTGCCGGTTGCCCTTGGAGTAGGTGCGGCCCTTCTTGCGCGGGTCCAGCTCGAACGACTCCAGCAGCTCGGCGCGGCGCCTCGGGTCGAGCCCGCCGCGCATCCGGCCGAGCAGGTCGATCACCTCGCCGCCGCTGAGGTTGGGCCAGAGCGTGACGTCGCCGGGCACGTACGCGAGCCGGCGGTGCAGCGCGACGGCGTCCCGCCACGGATCGCCGCCGAGCAGCCGGACGGTCCCCGCGTCCGCCCGCAGCAGGCCGAGCAGCACCCGGATGGTGGTCGACTTGCCCGAGCCGTTGGGGCCCAGGAAGCCGTGCACCTCACCGGTGCGGACGCTCAGGTCGAGTCCGTCGAGCGCCCGGGTCCGGCCGAACGTCTTCACCAGGCCGGACACCTCAATGGTGGTTTCCATACTTCGGAAGCTACGCTCGTTTCAGAAACTTGTGAAGACAGTGAGAGGTGAGAGACGATCACGGGGATGAGCGCCGAGGAGACGACCATGAGCCAACCCCCCGCGTACGACGAGGAAGAGGTCCACCTCTTCGTCGAGCGGATGGCGATGGCCTTCGCCGACGTCGGCTTCCCCCGGATGGCCGCCCGGGTCCTGTTCACCGTGATGAGCGCCGACGACCCGCTGACCGCGGCCGAGATCGCCGAGCGGCTGGGTGTCAGCGCGGCGGCCGTCTCCGGCGCGGTCCGCTACCTGACCCAGTTCGCCATGCTGGTCCGCGAGCCGGTCAAGGGCTCCCGACGCGACCGCTACCGGATGCCGGACAACCCCTGGTACGAGGCGACCATCACCAAGACCAACCTCTACAAGAACTTCATCGACATCGCCGGTGGCGGCGTCGACGCGCTGCGCGGCCGGAGCACCCCGGCCGGCGAACGGGTCACCGAGATGCGGGACTTCTTCCTCTTCGTACAGGACGAGGTGGAGTCGCTCGGCGACCGGTGGCGGGCCCATCGGGCCGCGACCGGGCACGGCGGCCCGGCCGGCGGCTGAACCTCAGCGGGTGTTCCCCCAGCGGGCCTGCTCCAACAGGTCCGCCGCCCGCTCCCGGGCCGCCGGGTCGTCGTCGGTACGCAGCAACGCGGTCGCCGCGTCCACCGCCTCGGCGAGGCGTCGCCACTGGAGGTCCCGCTCCCGCACCAGATCCGACTGGGCGGCGAGCTGCCGGGTCTTCACCCACAGCTCGACGAAGACCGTCACCTTGGCCCGCAGCACCCACGGATCGAACGGCTTGGTCAGGTAGTCGACCGCACCGACCGCGTAACCGCGCAGCGCGAGCTGGGCGTCCTTGTCCGCCGCGGTGAGGAAGATGATCGGTACGTGCCGGGTGCGCTCCCGCCGCTTGATGTGGGTGGCGGTCTCGAAGCCGTCCATGTCCGGCATCTGCGCGTCCAGCAGGATCACCGCGAAGTCGTCCACCAGCAACTGCTTGAGCGCGGCCTCACCGCTCTCCACCGCGACCGACTGCACCGGGAGCCCCTGGAGGATGGCCTCCAACGCCATCAGGTTCTCCCGCCGGTCGTCCACCAGCAGGGCCTTGGCCGTCTGCGTCACGCGTTCTCCTCGCCTCTGCTGCGGCCGATCCAGGACGCCATCAGCCCGATCAGCTCGTCCAGGTCCACCGGCTTGGTGATGTAGTCGCTGCCGCCGGCCGCCAGCGCCGACTCCCGGTCGCCGGGCATCGCCTTGGCGGTCAGGAACACGATCGGCAGGTCCGCGAAGCGGTGGTTGCGGCGGATCTGCGCGGTCGTCTCGTAGCCGTCCTGATCCGGCATCATCGCGTCCATCAGGACGATGTCCACCTCCGGGTGCTCGGCGAGCTGACGCACGCCGTCCACGCCGTTGTCCGAGTACAGCACGGTCATCCCGTGCAGTTCCAACGCGGACGTCAGCGCGAACACGTTCCGGACGTCGTCGTCGATGATCAGGACGGTCACGCCGTCCAGCCGGCGGGTCGCCGGCGTCTCCTGCGGCTGCGGCAGCTCCATCGGCATGAGCAGCGACGACGGCAGGCCCGCGCGGCTCGGCGACGGCGGGGCCGGCGCCACCACCGCGTCCGGCGCCAGCACGTCCGGTACGAAGAGCGTGAACGTCGACCCCTGCCCGGGCGCGGACGACACGGTGATCGTGCCGCCGAGCAGGCGGGCCAGGTCCCGGCTGATCGACAGGCCCAGCCCGGTGCCGCCGTAGCGCCGGCTGGTCGTGCCGTCGGCCTGCTGGAACGCCTCGAAGATCAGCGAGAGCTTGTCGTCCGAGACGCCGATCCCGGTGTCGATGACGGTGAACGCGATGACCCGCTGCGCGTTGGTCAGTGCCGGCACGTCGAAGACCGCGTTCTCGGCGGCCGGCCCGATGCGCAGCGTCACCGCCCCGTTGTCGGTGAACTTCACCGCGTTCGACAGCAGGTTGCGCAGGATCTGCTGCAACCGCTGGGCGTCGGTGACCAGGGCCGGCGGCAGTTCCCGGCTGACCCGGACCTGGAAGTCCAGGCCCTTCTCCTCGGCCTGCGGCGCGAACGCCTGCTCGACGTAGCCGCGGATCTCGGCAAACTGGATCTCGGCCGGCTCCACGTCCATCCGGCCCGCCTCGATCTTGGACAGGTCCAGGATGTCGTCGATCAGCGACAGCAGGTCCGAGCCGGCGCCGTGGATGGTCCGGGCGAACTCGATCTGCTTCGCGCTGAGGTTCCGCTCCGGGTTTTCCGCCAGCAGCCGCGCCAGCAGCAGCAGGGAGTTCAGCGGCGTCCGCAGCTCGTGGCTCATGTTGGCCAGGAACTCCGACTTGTACGCCGACGCGCGGGTGAGCTGCTGCGCCTTCTCCTCCAGGCCGAGCCGGGCCAGCTCGATCTCCCGGTTCTGCGTCTCGATGTTGGCCTTCTGCTCCGACAGCAGCTTCGCCTTGTCCTCCAGCTCGGCGTTGGTGCGCTGCAACTCCGCCGACTGGTCCTGCATCTCGTGCGCCAGCCGCTGCGACTGTGCCAGCAGCTCCTCCGTACGCCGGTTGGCCTGAATGGTGTTGACCGCGACGCCGATGGTGAGCACCAGCCGCTCCAGGAACGACAGGTGCAGCTCGGAGAAGGTGGTCACGCCGGCGAACTCGATCACGCCGAGCAGCTCACCCTCGAACAGCACCGGCAGCACCACCAGGTCGGCCGGGGGCGTGTCGGCCAGCCCGGAACGGACCACCAGCCGGCCGCCCGGCTGCGCCTTGACCCGGATGGTGCGGCGGGAAAGCGCGGCCTGCCCGACCAGCCCCTCGCCCGGGCCGAACGTGACGTCGTGGCCCCGGGCCACGTAGCCGTACGAGGCGGTGAGCCGCAGCCGCATGCTGCCCTCGGAGCTGTCCGCCAGGAAGAACGCGCCGAGCTGCGCGTCGACCAGCGGGGTCACCTCCATCATGATCATGCGGCAGACCTCGCCCAGGTCCCGCTGGCCCTGGAGCAGGCCGCCGATGCGGGCCAGGTTGGAGTCGAGCCAGCCCTGCTCGGCGTTCTTCTTGGTCGTCTCCCGGAGGGTGACGATCATCTGGTTGATGTTGTCCTTCAGCTCGGCGACCTCGCCCTGCGCCTTCACGTTGATCCGCTGGGTCAGGTCGCCCCGGGTCACCGACGTGGAGACCTGCGCGATGGCGCGCAACTGCGTGGTCAACGTCGAGGCGAGCTGGTTGACGTTCTCGGTGAGGTCGCGCCAGGTGCCGGAGACGCCCTTCACCTGGGCCTGGCCGCCGAGCTTGCCCTCGGTGCCCACCTCGCGGGCCACCCGGGTCACCTCGTCGGCGAACGAGGAGAGCTGGTCCACCATCGTGTTGACGGTGTTCTTCAGCTCCAGGATCTCGCCCTGCGCGTCCACCGTGATCTTCTGACCCAGGTCACCCCGCGCCACCGCCGTGGTGACCGACGCGATGTTGCGGACCTGGGAGGTCAGGTTCGACCCCATCGAGTTCACGTTGTCGGTCAGGTCCCGCCACGTGCCGGAGACGCCCTTCACCTGCGCCTGACCGCCGAGCTTGCCCTCGGTGCCCACCTCACGCGCCACCCGCGTCACCTCGTCCGCGAACGACGAGAGCTGGTCCACCATCGTGTTCACCGTGGACTTCAGCTCCAGGATCTCGCCCTGCGCGTCCACGGTGATCTTCTGCGACAGGTCGCCCTTGGCGACCGCGGTGGAGACCTGGGCGATGTTCCGCACCTGGGCGGTCAGGTTCGACGCCATCGAGTTCACGTTGTCGGTCAGGTCCCGCCACGTGCCGGCCACGCCGCGCACCTGGGCCTGACCGCCCAGCTTGCCCTCGGTGCCCACCTCACGCGCCACCCGCGTCACCTCGTCGGCGAACGACGAGAGCTGGTCCACCATCGTGTTCACCGTCGACTTCAGCTCCAGGATCTCGCCCCGGGCGTCCACGGTGATCTTCTGCGACAGGTCGCCCTTCGCCACCGCCGTGGTGACCGACGCGATGTTGCGGACCTGGGAGGTCAGGTTCGACGCCATCGAGTTCACGTTGTCGGTCAGGTCCCGCCAGGTGCCGGAGACGCCCTTCACCTGCGCCTGACCACCGAGCTTGCCCTCGGTGCCCACCTCACGCGCCACCCGCGTCACCTCGTCGGCGAACGACGAGAGCTGATCCACCATCGTGTTCACGGTGTTCTTCAGCTCCAGGATCTCGCCCTGCGCGTCCACCGTGATCTTCTGACCCAGGTCGCCCTTCGCCACGGCGGTCGACACCTGGGAGATGTTCCGGACCTGGCTGGTCAGGTTGCCGGCGAGCTGGTTGACGTTCTCGGTGAGGTCGCGCCAGGTGCCGGAGACGCCGCGCACCTGGGCCTGGCCGCCGAGCTTGCCCTCGATGCCGACCTCGCGGGCCACCCGGGTCACCTCATCGGCGAACGACGAGAGCTGGTCCACCATCGTGTTCACGGTGTCCTTCAGCTCCAGGATCTCGCCCTGCGCCGCCACCGTGATCTTCTGGCTCAGGTCGCCCTTCGCCACCGCCGTCGACACCTGGGCGATGTTGCGGACCTGGGAGGTCAGGTTCGACGCCA is a window from the Micromonospora sp. DSM 45708 genome containing:
- a CDS encoding HAMP domain-containing protein yields the protein MTTAKQSVSADPSATDHEALLGELVEALQRVARGDLRARLPRRAGRSGEVADAFNDVVSLQERQHLDLRRISRIVGRDGRLTERLDDEGLEGSWAEGQRAVNSLIDDLGRPATEIARVIVAVADGDLSQHMALEIDGRPLRGEYLRIGRTVNTMVDQLSSFADEVTRVAREVGTEGKLGGQADVRGVAGTWKDLTDSVNTMASNLTGQVRSISQVATAVAKGDLSQKITVGARGEVAELADTMNSLTDTLRLFAEQVTRVAREVGTEGKLGGQAQVPGVAGTWKDLTDNVNSMASNLTSQVRNIAQVSTAVAKGDLSQKITVAAQGEILELKDTVNTMVDQLSSFADEVTRVAREVGIEGKLGGQAQVRGVSGTWRDLTENVNQLAGNLTSQVRNISQVSTAVAKGDLGQKITVDAQGEILELKNTVNTMVDQLSSFADEVTRVAREVGTEGKLGGQAQVKGVSGTWRDLTDNVNSMASNLTSQVRNIASVTTAVAKGDLSQKITVDARGEILELKSTVNTMVDQLSSFADEVTRVAREVGTEGKLGGQAQVRGVAGTWRDLTDNVNSMASNLTAQVRNIAQVSTAVAKGDLSQKITVDAQGEILELKSTVNTMVDQLSSFADEVTRVAREVGTEGKLGGQAQVKGVSGTWRDLTDNVNSMGSNLTSQVRNIASVTTAVARGDLGQKITVDAQGEILELKNTVNTMVDQLSSFADEVTRVAREVGTEGKLGGQAQVKGVSGTWRDLTENVNQLASTLTTQLRAIAQVSTSVTRGDLTQRINVKAQGEVAELKDNINQMIVTLRETTKKNAEQGWLDSNLARIGGLLQGQRDLGEVCRMIMMEVTPLVDAQLGAFFLADSSEGSMRLRLTASYGYVARGHDVTFGPGEGLVGQAALSRRTIRVKAQPGGRLVVRSGLADTPPADLVVLPVLFEGELLGVIEFAGVTTFSELHLSFLERLVLTIGVAVNTIQANRRTEELLAQSQRLAHEMQDQSAELQRTNAELEDKAKLLSEQKANIETQNREIELARLGLEEKAQQLTRASAYKSEFLANMSHELRTPLNSLLLLARLLAENPERNLSAKQIEFARTIHGAGSDLLSLIDDILDLSKIEAGRMDVEPAEIQFAEIRGYVEQAFAPQAEEKGLDFQVRVSRELPPALVTDAQRLQQILRNLLSNAVKFTDNGAVTLRIGPAAENAVFDVPALTNAQRVIAFTVIDTGIGVSDDKLSLIFEAFQQADGTTSRRYGGTGLGLSISRDLARLLGGTITVSSAPGQGSTFTLFVPDVLAPDAVVAPAPPSPSRAGLPSSLLMPMELPQPQETPATRRLDGVTVLIIDDDVRNVFALTSALELHGMTVLYSDNGVDGVRQLAEHPEVDIVLMDAMMPDQDGYETTAQIRRNHRFADLPIVFLTAKAMPGDRESALAAGGSDYITKPVDLDELIGLMASWIGRSRGEENA